One window of the Archaeoglobus sulfaticallidus PM70-1 genome contains the following:
- a CDS encoding ABC transporter substrate-binding protein yields the protein MKKFVVCILVVLLLLGCAGKPETSAKTPEKTPTVVPTPTEPTTKPEQVLTIGYCGFGNDLNIETPKTMDFLPEMLLLERLVDYRDGKLIPQLAESWEIKDNGKTIIFYLKKGIKFSDGSEFNADAVKFTIDRLKALKYYHWTEVDRIENVEIIDPYTVAIHYKEGQNGYIDLVAFAEFHLGIISPNSVEPKGNVTGKIVNPIGTGPWKVGEYVKNQYAVFVPNEYYHGEKPKLEKLVVKIIPDAETRVLALRSGEIDAIVDHYHGGSYYTPRNVLKSLQDEGFVIYKNEIPMTTILAFNYENSPWDNELVRKAVNYAINRDEISQLFDGWVRGAEGALYCDKAPYVKEVDIKYEYNPEKAKELLKEAGYESINAKLILRGENPDKVKLAELIQAQLKKVGINIEIEVLESGPYKEKQKKGEYDLRFYYVGGPERRIYQRTDGRFNPDAPEFKYGAFEDNEIANAVRKAVLPFDENDRKEGWIEFYNLVYDKDAVVPLYYDSIFIVAKKNVKGIKFVGEPDFSSVWIE from the coding sequence ATGAAAAAGTTTGTAGTATGCATTCTTGTAGTATTACTTTTGCTGGGATGTGCAGGCAAACCAGAAACTTCAGCTAAAACACCAGAGAAAACACCTACAGTGGTACCTACACCTACTGAACCCACTACCAAGCCAGAACAGGTCCTTACAATAGGCTATTGCGGATTTGGAAACGACTTAAATATTGAAACTCCAAAAACAATGGATTTTTTGCCGGAAATGCTTCTTCTGGAGAGACTTGTTGATTACAGAGACGGTAAGCTGATACCACAATTAGCCGAATCATGGGAGATAAAAGATAATGGTAAAACGATTATCTTTTATCTAAAGAAGGGCATCAAGTTCAGTGATGGAAGTGAATTCAATGCTGATGCTGTGAAATTTACAATAGACAGATTAAAGGCTTTAAAATACTACCACTGGACTGAAGTTGACAGAATAGAAAATGTAGAAATAATCGATCCATATACTGTTGCAATACACTACAAAGAAGGACAGAATGGATACATAGATCTGGTTGCGTTTGCGGAATTCCATCTGGGAATAATAAGCCCGAACTCCGTTGAACCTAAAGGAAATGTAACTGGTAAAATTGTCAATCCGATTGGAACTGGACCATGGAAAGTTGGAGAGTATGTTAAAAACCAGTATGCCGTCTTTGTCCCGAATGAATACTACCACGGAGAGAAACCAAAGCTCGAAAAACTTGTAGTGAAAATAATTCCAGATGCTGAGACAAGGGTTCTTGCTTTGAGGAGTGGTGAAATAGATGCAATCGTCGATCACTACCATGGTGGCAGCTATTATACGCCAAGAAATGTTCTGAAATCTTTGCAGGATGAAGGATTTGTGATTTACAAAAATGAGATACCGATGACAACGATACTGGCTTTCAACTATGAAAATAGCCCATGGGACAACGAACTTGTAAGAAAAGCTGTGAACTACGCAATAAACAGAGATGAGATATCACAACTCTTCGATGGCTGGGTTAGAGGGGCAGAGGGAGCATTGTACTGTGATAAAGCCCCATATGTAAAAGAGGTGGATATTAAGTATGAATACAACCCAGAAAAGGCGAAAGAATTGCTAAAGGAGGCTGGATACGAAAGTATAAATGCCAAACTTATACTCAGAGGAGAGAATCCGGATAAGGTCAAACTTGCAGAACTGATTCAAGCACAGTTAAAGAAAGTCGGAATAAACATTGAAATTGAAGTACTTGAGAGCGGTCCATATAAGGAGAAGCAGAAGAAGGGCGAATATGACTTGAGATTTTATTATGTTGGCGGACCAGAAAGAAGGATCTATCAGAGAACTGATGGGAGGTTCAACCCTGATGCTCCAGAGTTTAAATATGGTGCATTCGAGGATAATGAAATAGCAAATGCTGTTAGAAAAGCTGTGCTACCGTTCGATGAAAACGACAGAAAAGAAGGTTGGATAGAATTCTACAATCTCGTTTATGACAAGGATGCAGTTGTGCCACTGTACTACGACTCGATATTTATAGTAGCAAAGAAGAATGTGAAGGGCATCAAATTTGTTGGAGAGCCAGATTTCAGCTCTGTGTGGATAGAGTAA
- the nikC gene encoding nickel transporter permease, translated as MRPNEIASVIAKTRTSISTVNFIALLIILCLFLVAVFADVISPYDPYEVNMKEKLQKPNLNHLLGTDQLGRDVLSRIIYGTRISLFVSVFAIAIIMFLGIMFGSIAAYFGGKVDEVIMRFVDVLLSFPGLILAITLVGILGPSLKNLVIAIALTSWASYARIVRSCVLSIKEMEFVTQAKVLGASDVYILVKHVIPNAIAPIIVLATLDMGHIVLSITGLSFLGLGAQPPTPEWGTMLNEGKNFMTTAPWLTIFPGLAIMITVLAFNLLGDGLRDLLDPRVREYASKHY; from the coding sequence ATGAGGCCTAACGAAATTGCAAGTGTTATAGCTAAAACTAGGACATCAATATCAACAGTCAACTTCATCGCACTTTTGATAATTTTATGTCTGTTTCTCGTTGCAGTATTTGCAGATGTTATATCTCCTTATGATCCTTACGAAGTCAATATGAAGGAAAAACTTCAAAAACCTAACTTAAATCACCTGCTTGGCACAGATCAGCTCGGTAGAGATGTTCTGAGTAGAATTATCTATGGGACTCGCATCTCTCTCTTCGTCTCTGTGTTTGCAATAGCAATAATTATGTTTTTGGGTATAATGTTTGGTTCCATTGCAGCATATTTTGGTGGAAAAGTTGATGAGGTAATAATGAGATTCGTAGATGTACTCTTATCATTTCCAGGATTGATTCTAGCAATAACACTGGTTGGAATTCTTGGTCCATCATTAAAAAATCTGGTGATTGCCATAGCTCTCACAAGCTGGGCTAGTTATGCAAGAATCGTAAGGAGTTGTGTTCTTTCAATTAAAGAGATGGAATTCGTCACGCAAGCAAAAGTGCTGGGGGCGAGTGATGTGTATATACTTGTTAAGCATGTGATACCAAATGCAATAGCCCCAATTATCGTTCTTGCAACGCTTGACATGGGTCACATAGTACTGTCTATAACAGGCTTGAGCTTCTTGGGCTTAGGAGCTCAGCCACCAACACCCGAATGGGGGACTATGCTTAACGAGGGGAAGAATTTTATGACTACTGCTCCGTGGCTAACAATTTTTCCGGGCTTAGCAATAATGATCACAGTTCTTGCATTTAACTTACTTGGCGATGGTTTAAGAGATTTACTCGATCCACGGGTGAGAGAGTATGCTTCAAAGCATTATTAA
- a CDS encoding outer membrane protein assembly factor BamB family protein translates to MKRLLVVMLVILCTIPLTQAQANFHGDEQRAGNFTSERILPALAWKTELTGLVGASPVYWNGHIFVTNWYGWGDWNGGLYSLNATTGSIEWRNSQITGASSVAVIGNSVVVGSLSGYLYFVNATSGVIEKSYQLETSPSWWGIASSPLAYNNTIYVVTFSNGTLWAINDSGILWKFTTGNEVSHYTSPSAYNGRIFFAGNDSVNRLYCLNENGVEIWNFSVDSQITNTPAIGYNKVFFATKSRLYALNMDGSLAWSVSFNGTMSTAAIAYGNIYIGSYEGKLYCFNATNGAELWNFTANGKIDSSPAVAGGIVYFATNNPQGTIYAVDAFSGNMLWYYRLTPPAGNYYNIMSSPYIANNRLYIGADSGYLYCFNSSGLIEVNVTLYPGKLSLNIGNKTYQVNKTSALSALHFASTGGKTDGAEISFNYTLDDSWYATWGSLFVPSILGISNTNTLFWMYWVNDTQPSVGVNLYDLNDGDIVYFTYGPWTSTLSNATITLKINVEVKSAGISSFTVSSGTKGGSILTWLNVTSLDSGWFVAVVSGTNDGGEALAGIATYYATANQEVKVPVLIHVPQQVQSGSYKLYAGIYRLNEYPNNLLAISDYAVSEVS, encoded by the coding sequence ATGAAGAGGCTTTTGGTTGTAATGCTTGTAATTCTTTGCACGATTCCGCTTACGCAGGCTCAGGCAAACTTCCATGGAGATGAGCAGAGAGCCGGAAACTTCACATCTGAAAGAATATTGCCTGCTCTTGCTTGGAAAACCGAACTTACTGGGCTTGTTGGAGCCTCACCCGTTTACTGGAATGGACACATCTTCGTCACGAACTGGTATGGGTGGGGGGATTGGAATGGTGGGCTGTATAGTCTAAATGCAACTACTGGAAGCATTGAATGGAGGAACAGTCAGATAACTGGAGCGTCAAGCGTGGCAGTTATCGGCAACAGTGTGGTGGTTGGAAGCCTGTCAGGATATCTATACTTTGTTAACGCAACCAGCGGGGTTATAGAAAAAAGCTATCAGCTTGAAACTTCTCCTTCGTGGTGGGGAATAGCCTCATCACCGCTCGCTTACAATAACACGATTTATGTGGTGACATTCTCAAACGGCACGCTATGGGCTATAAACGATAGTGGGATATTGTGGAAATTCACAACAGGCAATGAGGTCTCACACTACACATCTCCCTCTGCATACAATGGAAGGATATTCTTTGCCGGAAACGACTCGGTCAACAGGCTTTACTGTTTGAACGAGAATGGTGTGGAGATATGGAATTTCTCAGTTGATAGCCAGATAACCAACACACCCGCCATAGGATACAACAAGGTATTCTTCGCGACTAAAAGCAGGCTGTATGCGTTGAACATGGATGGCAGCTTGGCCTGGAGCGTGTCATTCAATGGGACGATGTCCACCGCAGCCATAGCTTATGGTAACATCTACATTGGATCCTATGAAGGAAAGCTCTACTGCTTTAACGCAACGAATGGGGCTGAGTTATGGAATTTCACAGCAAACGGCAAGATAGATTCCTCTCCAGCTGTTGCTGGAGGTATAGTTTACTTCGCAACTAATAACCCTCAGGGAACGATTTACGCTGTGGATGCTTTTAGTGGGAACATGCTTTGGTACTACAGGCTGACACCCCCGGCAGGGAACTACTACAACATAATGTCCTCTCCGTACATAGCCAATAACAGGCTATATATCGGTGCGGATAGCGGGTATCTCTACTGCTTTAACTCCTCAGGCCTTATAGAGGTCAATGTAACGTTGTATCCCGGAAAGCTCAGCCTGAATATTGGCAACAAAACATATCAGGTTAACAAAACCTCAGCCCTTTCAGCACTGCACTTCGCAAGCACAGGTGGTAAAACAGATGGTGCTGAGATATCATTCAACTACACGCTCGATGATAGCTGGTACGCAACATGGGGTTCGCTGTTCGTGCCGTCCATACTTGGAATCAGCAACACGAACACGCTGTTCTGGATGTACTGGGTTAATGATACTCAGCCCAGTGTCGGTGTAAACCTCTACGATCTGAACGATGGAGATATTGTTTACTTCACATACGGCCCATGGACGAGCACACTCTCCAATGCGACCATCACGCTAAAGATAAATGTTGAGGTTAAGAGTGCGGGTATAAGCTCCTTTACTGTCTCCAGCGGCACTAAAGGTGGAAGCATCCTCACATGGCTGAATGTGACATCACTCGACAGCGGGTGGTTTGTGGCTGTTGTTAGTGGCACGAATGATGGTGGAGAAGCTTTGGCAGGGATAGCAACCTATTATGCGACAGCAAATCAGGAAGTAAAGGTTCCTGTGCTAATTCATGTTCCACAGCAGGTTCAGAGCGGGAGCTATAAGCTGTATGCTGGAATATACAGGCTGAACGAGTATCCGAACAACCTTCTCGCCATAAGCGACTACGCTGTAAGCGAGGTGAGCTGA
- a CDS encoding ATP-binding cassette domain-containing protein codes for MLKGVGLYKVFESGFFSKHRIVAVDGVDIEINRGEVLALVGESGSGKSTLGRMLLMLVRPTRGEIYFDGLDLVRMKAGDLRRVRRRMQLIPQHPEDALDPRWRIYDSIAEPLRIHGLDCSRDIIHNLIEMVGLREEHLYRYPHELSGGELQRVVIARAIAVEPEFIVCDEPTSMLDMSVQASIVNLLVSLHKKLGMAYLFITHDLELARIVADRVAVMFAGQIVEEGVDVLDRPLHPYTEMLVRSVEESFELTQRSERSGCKFYSLCPKRMEICSDHPEMVRLGDRKVRCHLFD; via the coding sequence ATGCTTAAGGGTGTTGGGCTTTACAAGGTGTTCGAGTCGGGATTCTTCTCAAAGCACAGGATTGTCGCTGTTGATGGTGTTGACATCGAGATCAACAGGGGTGAAGTACTGGCTCTGGTTGGAGAGAGCGGAAGTGGAAAGTCAACGCTTGGCAGGATGCTTTTGATGCTGGTAAGGCCAACGAGGGGGGAGATTTATTTTGATGGTTTAGATCTTGTCAGAATGAAGGCAGGAGACCTCCGAAGAGTGAGAAGAAGAATGCAACTAATCCCTCAGCATCCGGAAGATGCTTTAGATCCCAGATGGAGAATTTACGACAGCATAGCAGAGCCGTTGAGGATTCACGGGCTTGATTGCAGCAGGGATATTATTCATAACCTCATAGAGATGGTTGGGCTTCGCGAAGAACACCTATATCGCTATCCGCATGAACTCAGCGGTGGGGAGTTGCAGAGGGTTGTGATAGCGAGGGCGATTGCTGTGGAACCGGAGTTCATTGTATGTGATGAGCCAACCTCAATGCTCGACATGTCTGTTCAGGCGTCGATAGTAAACCTGCTCGTCTCTCTACACAAAAAACTTGGCATGGCCTATCTTTTCATAACCCACGACTTGGAGCTTGCCAGAATAGTTGCGGATAGAGTAGCTGTGATGTTTGCCGGGCAGATAGTTGAGGAGGGTGTTGATGTTCTGGATAGGCCGCTTCATCCTTACACCGAGATGCTTGTGAGGTCTGTAGAGGAGTCGTTTGAACTAACTCAGCGGTCAGAGCGTAGCGGGTGCAAATTTTACAGCCTATGTCCGAAAAGAATGGAAATATGCTCGGATCATCCTGAAATGGTCCGACTGGGGGATAGAAAGGTTCGCTGTCATCTGTTTGATTAA
- the nikB gene encoding nickel ABC transporter permease: MRFIVKRLTLMPLVMIVASLLSFLIIYLAPGDPAEMILERQLQGEPTKEQIEAFKKEHDLDKPLYIQYFIWLSKILHGDLGVSLRTGEPVLKGYLTRFPASLQLIAASILIAVAVSIPLGILSALKHNTAIDHICRILSLFGISMPNFWLGLLLILIFSVKLRILPAFGYGAKNIVLPALTLGMSFAGTLTRLMRVSLLEVLHQQYIIVAKAKGLPEKLIITRHALKNAFIPVITAIGIYSGHAATGAVIVETIFAWPGVGSYFVSSIYARDYPVIQGFVLLVALFFILTNLTVDVIYLFLDPRIRYETHEA; encoded by the coding sequence ATGAGATTCATAGTAAAACGCCTAACCTTGATGCCATTGGTGATGATTGTGGCATCACTGCTTTCGTTTTTAATAATCTATTTAGCTCCGGGAGATCCGGCTGAGATGATTCTTGAAAGACAATTACAAGGAGAACCGACTAAAGAACAAATAGAGGCTTTTAAAAAAGAGCATGATTTAGATAAGCCTCTTTATATCCAGTACTTTATATGGCTTTCAAAAATTTTGCATGGCGATTTGGGTGTATCGCTAAGAACGGGTGAACCGGTGCTGAAGGGATACCTAACGCGTTTTCCAGCAAGTTTACAGCTTATTGCTGCATCAATTCTGATTGCTGTAGCGGTTTCAATACCTTTGGGGATTCTTTCAGCTTTAAAACACAACACAGCTATAGATCACATCTGCAGAATACTGTCATTATTTGGTATTTCGATGCCAAACTTCTGGCTGGGGTTGCTTCTTATTCTAATATTTTCTGTTAAATTACGCATACTTCCAGCTTTTGGTTATGGAGCCAAGAACATAGTTCTTCCTGCTTTAACTCTTGGCATGTCATTTGCCGGAACATTAACGAGGCTGATGAGAGTCAGTCTGCTTGAAGTTTTACACCAACAGTATATAATCGTGGCAAAGGCTAAAGGTTTGCCAGAGAAGCTTATAATTACGAGACATGCCCTAAAAAATGCATTTATTCCCGTTATTACAGCAATAGGTATTTATTCAGGACACGCAGCGACTGGAGCAGTAATAGTTGAAACTATATTCGCATGGCCGGGTGTGGGCAGTTACTTTGTGTCTTCGATTTATGCAAGGGATTATCCTGTTATTCAGGGGTTCGTACTCCTAGTAGCGTTATTTTTTATCCTGACGAATTTAACTGTCGATGTAATCTACCTCTTCCTTGATCCTCGTATCAGGTATGAGACACATGAGGCCTAA
- a CDS encoding adenosylcobinamide amidohydrolase, protein MPYENYWVDDDVVIVEGKFFGVSTGLLGGWKKVRYAFNHTVGDDFDYVDPVKYLRDVARGLGVKSYFGLLTSVPMDKLSVQSCGEVTVFVTAGVRNPNELIGTINIIAILDCRVSRSAMLNAIITVTEAKSKALLEMGHNFTGTNTDAVIVLTTERGRYYRYAGPASDLGARLWEAVCGAVKDSLSKW, encoded by the coding sequence ATGCCTTACGAAAATTACTGGGTTGATGATGATGTTGTTATAGTGGAAGGAAAATTTTTTGGTGTAAGTACAGGCTTGCTTGGAGGCTGGAAGAAAGTTAGATACGCTTTTAACCATACTGTAGGCGACGACTTCGATTATGTGGACCCTGTAAAATATCTGAGGGATGTAGCCAGAGGGCTTGGAGTAAAGTCCTACTTCGGTCTGTTGACTTCAGTGCCGATGGACAAGCTCAGTGTGCAGAGTTGTGGTGAGGTTACCGTTTTCGTTACCGCAGGAGTCAGAAATCCGAATGAACTGATTGGAACGATTAACATCATAGCAATTCTGGATTGCAGAGTGAGCAGATCTGCAATGTTGAATGCGATAATAACTGTAACGGAAGCAAAAAGCAAAGCCCTTCTCGAGATGGGACACAACTTTACGGGAACAAATACGGATGCTGTAATTGTCCTGACAACGGAGAGAGGGAGGTACTACAGATATGCAGGCCCTGCAAGTGATCTGGGGGCAAGGCTGTGGGAGGCTGTATGCGGAGCTGTTAAGGATAGTCTGAGCAAGTGGTGA
- a CDS encoding ABC transporter ATP-binding protein, with translation MDEVLVVKDLHVHFVLENMTVKAVDGVSFHVSEGEALALIGESGSGKSVLGMTILRLLPENVRVGGKILFNGLNLLELPEEGLREIRGREIAWVPQNPATSLNPVLRVGIQIAEPMEVHMGIDRKTAIQRVVGLLRYFDINPAEKRVNQYPHQYSGGMRQRALVAMGTSTQPRLIIADEPTKGVDVTKKVRVAELFRKIKKNSKPSLLIITHDLPFAERLADRVAVMYCGQIVEVCDARTFFEEPLHPYSKALLNSLPSRGLNPIKGYSPSMVNPPEGCRFHPRCDHATDKCLKEPPFDGEVRCWLYA, from the coding sequence ATGGATGAGGTGCTGGTTGTAAAAGATCTGCATGTTCATTTTGTTCTGGAAAATATGACAGTAAAAGCCGTTGATGGTGTAAGCTTTCATGTCAGTGAAGGCGAAGCCTTAGCGTTGATCGGAGAAAGTGGGAGCGGAAAATCCGTTTTGGGAATGACGATTTTAAGATTGCTGCCTGAAAATGTTAGGGTTGGTGGTAAAATACTCTTTAATGGATTGAACCTGCTTGAGTTGCCAGAGGAGGGGTTGAGGGAGATCAGAGGGAGGGAAATAGCTTGGGTTCCACAGAACCCTGCAACTTCCCTTAATCCAGTTCTCAGGGTTGGGATTCAGATTGCTGAGCCAATGGAAGTGCATATGGGCATTGACAGAAAAACTGCAATTCAGAGGGTAGTTGGTTTGCTGAGGTACTTCGACATCAATCCTGCCGAGAAAAGGGTCAACCAGTATCCGCATCAGTACAGCGGAGGGATGAGGCAACGAGCACTGGTTGCAATGGGAACATCAACACAGCCAAGACTGATCATTGCAGATGAGCCAACCAAGGGTGTGGATGTGACAAAGAAGGTTCGGGTTGCAGAACTTTTCAGGAAGATCAAGAAGAACAGCAAACCATCTTTGCTGATTATAACTCATGATCTACCCTTCGCTGAAAGACTTGCCGACAGGGTGGCAGTCATGTACTGCGGGCAGATTGTGGAGGTTTGTGATGCCAGAACCTTTTTTGAGGAACCCCTTCACCCGTACTCAAAAGCCCTGTTGAACTCCCTACCATCAAGGGGTCTGAATCCGATAAAGGGCTACTCTCCGAGCATGGTTAACCCTCCGGAAGGATGCAGGTTCCATCCCAGATGTGATCATGCTACGGATAAATGCCTGAAGGAGCCACCTTTCGATGGTGAGGTGAGGTGCTGGCTCTATGCTTAA
- a CDS encoding class I SAM-dependent methyltransferase: MDIKGYIKSRWDEHSENYENIPAHGIKSEKDKKVVKEALKEMLENRKKVLDVGCGTGFVSLILAELGHEVVGIDLSEGMLSKAREKAEEKGHNILFKIDDAENLAFEDNTFDAVIERHVLWTLPNPEKAIKEWVRVLRQGGKLILIESENKEEKTANHHYSEEIARKLPFGNGIDLRKFKKIADKCNLTLKIRKLNCERINLMIVCEK, encoded by the coding sequence ATGGACATTAAGGGTTATATTAAATCTCGATGGGATGAACATTCTGAGAACTATGAGAACATTCCAGCACACGGTATAAAATCAGAAAAGGATAAGAAAGTTGTTAAAGAAGCATTAAAAGAAATGCTTGAAAATAGAAAGAAAGTTCTGGATGTTGGTTGTGGAACTGGTTTTGTATCTCTAATTCTGGCTGAGTTGGGGCATGAGGTTGTAGGGATAGATTTATCAGAAGGGATGTTGAGCAAAGCAAGAGAAAAAGCAGAAGAAAAGGGTCATAACATTTTGTTCAAAATAGACGATGCAGAGAACCTAGCTTTTGAAGACAATACATTTGATGCAGTTATAGAAAGGCATGTTTTATGGACACTTCCAAATCCGGAAAAGGCAATTAAAGAGTGGGTGAGGGTTTTAAGGCAGGGTGGTAAGCTGATATTAATTGAAAGTGAAAATAAAGAAGAGAAAACTGCAAATCACCACTACAGTGAAGAAATTGCCAGAAAATTACCGTTTGGAAATGGGATTGATTTGAGGAAATTTAAAAAGATAGCGGATAAATGCAATTTAACACTCAAAATTAGAAAATTGAATTGCGAAAGGATAAATTTAATGATTGTTTGTGAAAAATAA
- a CDS encoding P-II family nitrogen regulator has protein sequence MKMVEAIIRPEKLECVKKVLEDIGVAGMTVTEVRGRGEQKGIKLQFRGREMHVDLLPKVKMEIVVDDGMVDRVIDAIVESARTGNPGDGKIFVIPVESSTRVRTGEMDV, from the coding sequence ATGAAGATGGTTGAGGCGATAATAAGGCCTGAGAAGCTGGAATGTGTAAAGAAAGTTCTGGAGGATATTGGCGTTGCGGGAATGACAGTAACAGAGGTAAGGGGGAGAGGAGAGCAGAAGGGGATAAAGCTTCAATTCAGAGGACGGGAGATGCATGTGGATCTACTTCCTAAGGTGAAGATGGAGATCGTTGTTGATGATGGGATGGTTGACAGGGTAATAGATGCTATCGTCGAAAGTGCCAGAACAGGCAATCCAGGGGATGGAAAGATATTCGTGATTCCGGTTGAAAGCAGCACCAGGGTGAGAACTGGAGAAATGGATGTTTAG
- a CDS encoding ammonium transporter, whose amino-acid sequence MKRWILVMMVFFLATPAIAADPSGAETLKESPETPVDFVWTLICGFLVMFMQAGFAMLEAGFSRAKNVANVMMKNLMDFAVGTIAFFAIGFALMMGTDLGGIIGTDGWFLAGNAYDVSTIEIWFFMLVFAATAATIVSGAIAERPKFSTYIIYSVIVSAIIYPVYGHWLWGGGWLSTSDFMIKLGVGYGALDFAGSGVVHALGGYIALAGCILIGPRIGKYVNGKPKAIPGHSMAFAVIGTLILWFGWFGFNPGSTLSAHELRISVIAANTNLAAAAGAVTAMLITWKKMGKPDVGITCNGAIGGLVAITAPCAWVAPWAAVLIGVVAGFISSYGYWWLERRGIDDVVGAVPVHGFNGTWGLIALGLFADGTYGVYTTEAPIVTGLLYGNAGFFACQMISAIVNFAWAFGTGFALFYILKKTVGIRVKPEEEILGLDIAEHAAISYPNFVYSEQMPVAVKRR is encoded by the coding sequence ATGAAGAGGTGGATACTCGTCATGATGGTATTTTTCCTAGCAACACCAGCGATTGCCGCGGATCCCAGTGGTGCAGAGACTCTGAAGGAGAGCCCAGAAACTCCAGTAGATTTCGTCTGGACACTTATATGTGGTTTCTTGGTTATGTTCATGCAGGCTGGGTTTGCGATGCTTGAGGCTGGATTTTCAAGGGCCAAAAATGTTGCAAATGTAATGATGAAGAACCTGATGGACTTTGCAGTTGGCACGATAGCCTTCTTCGCCATCGGATTTGCCCTGATGATGGGAACAGATCTTGGTGGGATCATTGGAACTGATGGATGGTTCCTGGCAGGCAACGCTTACGATGTCTCAACGATTGAGATATGGTTCTTCATGCTCGTATTCGCTGCCACAGCAGCAACGATAGTCAGCGGGGCTATAGCTGAGAGACCGAAGTTCTCGACATACATTATTTACAGTGTGATTGTTTCTGCGATAATCTATCCGGTTTACGGTCACTGGTTATGGGGAGGAGGATGGCTAAGCACATCGGATTTCATGATTAAGCTTGGTGTAGGGTATGGAGCTTTGGATTTTGCTGGATCAGGTGTGGTTCATGCACTCGGCGGTTACATCGCGCTGGCAGGATGCATTCTGATTGGACCGAGAATCGGTAAGTATGTGAATGGAAAGCCTAAGGCAATTCCCGGACACAGCATGGCGTTCGCAGTAATTGGAACCCTGATACTCTGGTTTGGATGGTTCGGATTCAATCCTGGTTCGACGCTTTCGGCACATGAACTCAGAATTTCGGTGATTGCTGCCAACACGAACCTTGCAGCGGCAGCAGGAGCAGTTACAGCCATGCTAATTACATGGAAAAAGATGGGCAAGCCGGATGTTGGGATAACCTGTAATGGGGCCATAGGTGGACTGGTTGCGATAACTGCTCCCTGTGCATGGGTTGCGCCATGGGCTGCTGTGCTAATTGGTGTAGTGGCTGGATTCATTTCAAGTTATGGTTACTGGTGGCTGGAAAGGCGCGGAATTGATGATGTGGTGGGTGCTGTCCCTGTCCACGGATTCAACGGAACCTGGGGGCTGATAGCCCTCGGATTGTTTGCAGATGGGACATATGGTGTATATACCACTGAAGCACCGATCGTTACAGGATTACTCTATGGAAATGCTGGCTTCTTTGCATGTCAGATGATAAGTGCGATCGTGAACTTCGCATGGGCTTTCGGCACCGGCTTTGCGTTATTTTACATATTGAAGAAGACAGTTGGCATAAGGGTTAAGCCTGAAGAGGAAATACTCGGACTTGATATTGCTGAACATGCAGCAATCTCGTATCCAAACTTCGTTTACAGCGAGCAGATGCCGGTTGCTGTGAAGAGAAGGTGA